The genomic DNA GGCCTCGACCCGGCTCTATGGCGGGACGGTCACGCAGTTCACCCAGACGATTAAGCGCTTTGGCTGGTCAGCGACCTTCGTGGACTTCGACGATCTGGAGGCGGTGAAGGCCGCTATCACGGACGACACGCAGGCGATCTTTGGGGAGGCGATCGCCAATCCCGGCGGCTATATCATGGACGTGCGCGCGATTGCCGATATCGCCGATGCGGCAGGCATTCCGCTGATCATCGACAACACGACGGCAACCCCGTACCTGTGCCGCCCGATCGAGCATGGGGCGACGCTGGTCGTCCATTCGACGACGAAATACCTGACCGGCAACGGCACCGTCACGGGCGGCTGCGTCGTCGATTCGGGCAAGTTCGACTGGGCCGCGTCGGGCAAGTTCCCGTCCCTGAGCGAGCCGGAGCCCGCCTATCACGGCTTGAAATTCGCAGAGACCTTCGGCCCGCTCGCCTTCACCTTTCACGGTATCGCCATCGGGTTGCGCGATCTGGGCATGACGATGAATCCGCAGGGTGCGCATTACACCCTGATGGGGATCGAGACGCTGTCGCTGCGCATGGCGCGCCACGTGGAAAACGCCGTGAAGATCGCCAAGTGGCTGGAGGCGGACGATCGCATCGACTTCGTCACCTATGCCGGGCTGGAAAGCAGCAAGTACTACGACCGGGTCAAGACCGTCTGCCCCAAGGGGGCGGGTGGCCTGTTCACATTTGCGGTGAAGGGTGGCTATGCCGCCTGCATGAAGCTGATCGACGGGCTGGAGATCTTCAGCCACGTGGCCAACCTTGGCGACACGCGCAGTCTGATCATCCACCCCGCCTCGACCACGCACCGGCAGTTGCAGGAAAACCAGCAGCGCGCAGCGGGGGCGGCACCGGAAATCGTACGCGTCAGCATCGGGATCGAGGATGCCGACGACCTGATCGCCGATCTGGATCAGGCGCTGGCCAAGGCCGTCGCCTGATCTGTTGCGGGGCGTGTCGCTGACCCGCCCCGCAGACCCGGATCAGTCGGTCAGGCCGTAGGTGATGGTCACATCTGCATTGATCGTGATCTGACCGGCCGCGACCGGCACCTTTTCGACGCTGTCCATCGCCATGCGCATCATCGGCTGCGGCGCGCCGCCGGTGTTGCCGCCTTCGGTCAGCATCGTGATCGGACCCAGTGTCACGGCGGCGGCCTGCGCGTAAAGCTGCGCCTTGTCCATCGCGTCGGCCACCGCCGCGCGGCGGGCCTCGTCCAGCGCGGGCTTGCGATCCTTCAGATCGAAGGTCAGGCCGTTCATCTGGTTGGCGCCTTCCTGCACGACCGCATCAAGGGTCTGACCCAGCGTCGACAGATCCATCACGTTCACATTGACGTCAGTGACGGCGGTATAGCCCGTCACACGCGACGACTGGGTCGCCTCGTCGTAGGTTTGCTGCACATCGACCCGCAGGCCACTGGTCTGAACGTCGTCGGCGCTGATACCCGCAGCCGTCAGGCTGGCCATCACCTTTTCCATGTCGGCGCTCATCGCGCGCACGGCGTCCGCAGCCGTATCGGCCTGCGCCAGCACGCCCAGAGAGATGCGGGCCATGTCCGGGGCAACGGCGACTTCGCCGGTCCCGCTGACGGTCAATGCGGCGTCAGTGGTCGCTTCCTGTGCCGCAACAGGGGCCGCAAGGGCGCATAGAAGCAGGGCTGCTGGTATCTGGGGTCTCATGGTGTCGATCTCTCTGGTCTGTTGAAAACAGGCGAGCACACGCCACCGGGATTGCGAACGCCTTGGCCCCCGCAGGATTCTGCGCTAGCCTGCTGCAATGGGAAACAGGATGTTTCCCGCGCAGCGCAGGGACAGATGGCCATTCGATGATACCCAATTTTGCTCTCTCGCTCTCGTTCGACGGTATCGCCTTGCTGCAGCGGGTGCCAGATGGCTGGCACCTTGTGGGCGAGGTCCCGCTGGACGTCCCAGACCTGAAAGCAGCACTTGCCGACCTGCGGCGGACCGCCGTGCGGATCGCGCCGGATGGCTTGCGGACTAAGCTGGTGATCCCCGGCGACCAGATCCGGTTCATGTCGCTGGACACGGATCAGGCCAGCCAGTCCGACGTCGAAACGGCCCTTGAAGGCACGACGCCCTATACGCTTGACGAACTCGTGATCGATTTCACCCGCAACGGCGGCCAGACCCATATCGCCGCGGTCGCGCGCGAGACGCTGGACGAGGCCGAGACCTTTGCCCGGGAGCACGGCTTTGATCCCGTGGCCTGCGTCGCCGTGCCGGAACCGGGCACCTTTGCGACCGAAGTCTTTCTGACTGCCTTGGGCGAGTCCGGGGCCGTGCGGGACGACCGGCCCGTCCGGCAGACCGGCACGGTACGCCTTCCGGCTGAACCCGCGAAGAGGCCGGAGGCTCGCAATGCGTCTGCGACGGCGGATGCGACCCCGCCAGAGGTGGAACCACAGACCGAAGCCGCGCCGGTGGCCATGGCCGGCCCCGTGGCCAAAGCGCCCGACGGTGATGCGGCAGAGGTACCGCGCAAAGACGACACACCCGTCTTTGCCTCTCGGAGCAAGGTCGCTGCCCCGGCGCTGAAGGGCGCGGCACAGGGTGCGAAGCCGGACACCGCCATGGCAGCGGCAGCCCTGCCCGGCTGCGTTGCGCCCGCAAGACTGCGCGAGGCGATGGACAAGGCCGAAACGGCCAGCCAGCAGGCTGCGCCCACAATAACGGCGGTCAGAGCCCGCGTGGCAGGCGCCGGCATGCCCTCTGGCGGTCAAGGCGGGATCGCGACCAACCCCGCAGCAACACCCGCGGCACTTGACCGGAAACAACGCATCACACCGGATGTGCCCTCTCGCACCTCCGCCCCGGCGGTGGCCGGCACGCCGGAAGCGCGATCCGTCCCCGCGCCGGACACAGAGCCGTCGTTCACCCGCCGCAAGGAACCGCCGCCGCCACTGGTCGGCAAGGCGCGCGCGGCCGCGACCCCGGCCCTGCGGGCCACCACGCAAAGCGATGCGCCGGTGTCGGCCCTGACCGCTGCGGCGGCACCGCCGCAGACCCCCGCTCCGGTTTCCCCCGCCCCGACTGCCCGCGTGCCGGACGTCGCCCCGATGGTCGCCGCAGACCGCAAGACGCGGATCCCGGCGGCCAGTCCCACGACAGTGCCCCCGGCCTTAAGCACCCCCCGCGGCAAACCCCGGTTCCTGGGCCTGATCCTGACGGCGATCCTGCTGGTCGTCCTGCTGCTGATCGGCCTTTGGGCCTCTACCCTGCCGCCGGGCGGCATTGCGGGCTGGTTCCGGGGATCGGCCACCGACGACGCGGTTGCCGCATCGGACCTCATACCCTCTGACGCGGTGCAGATAGCTGCGGCCGCCAGCCCGCAGCCCGCCGTAACGGATGCTGCCCCAGTGGCAGAACCCGTGATCACAGCTGCGGTGGCACCGGCCACTGTCGCAGACCAACCCACCGTGACCGAGGTGCAACCCGTCAGCGCAGCGCGCGCGCCTGCCGGTCGGGTGCTGACCCCGGACGAGGCGAACCGCATCTATGCCGCGACCGGCGTCTATCAGCGCGCCCCGCGCATCGCGGTGACACCGCGCAGCGCCACGCTGGAAGGGGTCGGACCGATCGCCGTGGTGGCCGCACCGCCGGTCGTGCCGCAACCGCTGATGCCGACCCTGGCTGCGGCAGAGCCCGACGCCCTGATCGCGGCACAGCCGATCCCGCCCGGCCCGAATGATACGTTCGAGCGTGACGCACGCGGCAATATCCTTGCGACGCCGGAGGGCACGGTCACGCCACAAGGCGCCGTGGTCTTTGCCGGCGCTCCGGACCTGCGCCCGGTGATCCGGCCCGGCACGCCGAATGCACCTCCCGCTGCGGCCGTGACACCGCCTGTCGCACCGGTCGCACGACCCGCCGGTCTGGCAGCGACAGCCATACCGGCGCAGGCGGCCACTGCAGCCCCGCCGATCCGCCCCGTGCTGCGCCCGCAATCCGCGGCCCCGGCGACAAGCGCTGCGGCGAACGCTGCCCCGCTGCCGCCCTATACCGGCACACGCCCCAAGCTGCGGCCTGCGAGCCTTATCCCGCCGGCCGCCGTCGCCATCGCCGCCTACACCGGGACCCGCCCGGTGCTGCGCCCCGCCGGCATTGCACCCCCCGCCACGCAAGAGACGACGCCCGAAGAGGTCGCACCGACCCCGGTCGCCGACATTTCTGCCGTCGCCGCTGCCATTGCCGCCGCCGCACCCCGGTCCAGCTTCACGAACCGGACCGCTCTTGCGGTCAGCATCATTCCCCGCCCGGCCCCGCGTCCGCGCAACTTTGCCCAGGTCGTTGCCCGGACGCGGACCGTCGCTCCGCCGCCAGCCGTCGCCGCTCCTGCCGCGCCGACGCGCACCGCGGCCGTCGCCGCCACGCCTTCCCCGCCGACCATCGTCGCCCCCAGCGGCAATGTCCCCGGAGGCGTCGCCCGCGCCGCCACCATCGACAAGGCGATGAACATGCGGCAGATGAACCTCGTCGGCGTCTACGGCAAACCGAACGCCCGCCGCGCCCTCGTGCGTCTTGGCAACGGTCGCTACGTCAAGGTCGAGGTGGGCAGCCGCCTCGACGGCGGTCAGGTCACTGCGATCGGCGACACTGCGCTGAATTTCGTCAAGCGCGGCAAGACCTATGCCCTGACCCTTCCGGGCTGACCCGCACCGCCGCCTCATGTCGGTTCGGAAACCATCCGTGATCGCCGTGCCATTGCGTAAAGCAGGCCACGTTGCGATAGAGTGGTAATGGAAACCTTTCTGCTGCAAGCCACGATCTATCTGGGCGCCGCTGTCATCGCGGTGCCCTTTGCTGCGCGTCTGGGACTGGGGTCGGTGCTGGGCTATCTTGCGGCCGGCATCGTCATCGGCCCGCTGACCGGTCTGGTCGGGACAGAGGCAAAGGACATCCAGCATTTCGCGGAATTCGGTGTCGTGATGATGCTGTTCCTGATCGGGCTGGAGCTGGAGCCGCGCGCCCTGTGGGACATGCGTGACCGGCTGATCGGGCTTGGCGGGCTGCAGATCGTGCTGACCACCGCCATCGTGACCGGTGCGGGCATGGCGTTGGGCTACACGCTGCAGACCTCGCTGGCGATCGGTCTGATCATGGCCCTGTCGTCCACCGCCATCGTGTTGCAGACCCTATCGGAAAAGGGGTTGATGCAGACCAGCGGCGGGCGATCCATCTTCTCGGTCCTGCTGACGCAGGATATCGCGGTCATTCCGATGCTGGCCCTGTTGCCGCTGCTTGCCGTTGCCGGCAACCGCCTGACCATCGCCCCGGACGGATCCTTGCAGCGCACGAGCCTCGACGACGGCCATACCGCCCTGTCGCTGGTCGACGGGTTGCCCGGCTGGGGCGTCACGCTGGTCACCATCGGGGCCGTTGCCGCCGTGGTTCTGGCGGGCGTCTACCTGACACGACCGGTATTCCGCTATATCCATCAGGCCAAGCTGCGGGAAATGTACACCGCCCTTGCCCTGCTGATGGTGGTCGCGATTGCCGTGCTGATGGGGATGGTCGGCCTGTCGCCCGCGCTTGGCACGTTCCTTGCAGGCGTCGTACTGGCGAACTCCGAATTCCGGCACGAGCTGGAAAGCGACCTCGAACCCTTCAAGGGCCTGTTGCTGGGCCTCTTCTTCATCACGGTGGGCGCCGGGATCAACTTTGCCCTGCTGGCCGCCCAGCCGGTGCGGGTGGCGTCCTATGTCGTCGGCATCATCATCATCAAGGGTGCGGTGCTCTTCGCCCTGTCGCTCCTCTTCAAGATGAAGGGCAAGGACCGCTGGCTCTTTACCCTCGGCCTCGCGCAGGCCGGCGAATTCGGCTTCGTGCTGATCTCGTTTTCGTCACAGCAAGGCGTGCTGCCGGGCAGCCTGTCAGAGATGCTGCTGCTGGTGATTGCGCTGACCATGCTGATCACGCCCTTGCTGTTCATCGGCTTCGACTGGCTGACCCACCGCATGGACGAGGCGGAGGATCACGAACACGACGAGGTCGACGAACAGGGCGCCGTCATCATCGCAGGCATCGGCCGCTTCGGCCAGATGGCCAACCGCCTGATCCAGTCGGCGGGCTTTTCCACCGTCGTCATCGACAACGACCTGTCCGCCGTGCAGATGATGCGCCGCTTCGGCTATCGCGGCTTCTTTGGCGATCCCACCCGGCCCGACCTGCTGGCCGCCGCGGGCATCGACGATGCGCGCGTCATGATGGTGGCCCTCGACGACAAAGACACCGCCACGCGGCTCGTGGCTTACGTGCGCAAGGTGCGCCCGGACATCCACATCATCGCCCGCGCCCGCGACCGGGTGCATGTCTACGAACTCTACGCCGCCGGCGCCGACGACATTGTCCGCGAGATGTTCGACAGCTCGCTCCGCGCCGGCCGCTATGCCCTGGAAAATCTCGGGCTGACCGATTTCGAGGCGGCAGAGGCCGAGACCATGTTCTACCACTCCGACCGCGACATGGTGCGCGAACTGGCCGAGCTGTGGAAGCCCGGCGTCGCCGTGGCCGACAACCCGGCCTATGTCGCCCGCGCGCGACAATTGGACAACGACCTTGAAACCGCCCTCGCATCGCGCGTCCAGAACCGCGAGGAGGAGGAGAAGGAACGCCTGCTACCCCGCCGCCCCGGCGATACCTCGAACAACAGCCGCTAGCCCGCGCTGACCGCCGCCTCGGCAAAGGTCATCATGCCGGACTGGCAATTGACTGCGGCCTGCACGATGCCGATCGCCAGTGCGGCCCCCGATCCTTCGCCAAGACGCAGACCCAGCGACAGCAGCGGCGCCTTGTCCAGTGCCGTCAGCAACCGTGCGTGGGCGGCCTCGGCGCTCTGGTGACCGGCCACCGAATGATCCAGCGACCCCGGCACGGCCTGCGCCAGCACGGCGGCGGCGGCACAGCAAATGAACCCGTCAAGGATCACCGGAATGCCGTCGACCCGCGCCCGTGCCATGGCCCCGGCCATCGCCGCGATCTCGCGCCCGCCGAGACAGCGCAGGACCTCCAGCGGATCCGTCGCTTCCCCATGCAGCGCCACGCCGCGCGTCACCGCATCCGTCTTGCGCGCCAGCCCCGCATCGTCGACGCCGGTGCCGCGCCCGGTCCAGTCGGCGGCCTCTCCGCCGAACAGGGCCAGCGCCATGGCCGCCGCCGCCGTCGTGTTGCCGATCCCCATTTCGCCCACCACCAGCAGGTCGGTGTCGGGCTGGACCGCATCCCAGCCGGCAGTCAGGGCGGACACGACCTCGGCCTCGGTCATCGCAGGCCCTTGCGTGAAATCCTGCGTCGGCCGGTCCAGATCCAGCGGCACCACGTCCAGCCGCGCGCCGCAGGTCTGTGCCAGCTGGTTGATGGCCGCGCCCCCCGCCTGAAAGTTGCCGACCATCTGCGCCGTCACCTCGGCCGGAAATGCCGAAATCCCCTGCGCGCAGACCCCGTGATTGCCCGCAAAGATGACGATCTGTGGCGCGGTGATGCGGGGCCGGTCCGACCCTTGCCAGCCCGCGATCCAGACCGCCAGATCCTCCAGCCGCCCAAGCGAGCCCTGCGGCTTCGTCAACTGGCCGTTGCGCGCGGCAGCCGCGGCACCTGCCGCGCCGTCCGGTCCGGCGGCCGCCGCCAAAGTCTCACGAAATGTGGGCAGGCTGGTAAAAGGCGCGGTCATCATGGTCCTCGTTGCGGTTCTGTCGCGTCATGTCTAACCAGAAGAAGCAAAATGAAAACCCCTGCACAGGACCGTCCGTCGTGCCCGATGACAAAGCCCTCGCGGTGCCCGCCGACCTTGCCGCATCGCTCGGGCTGCTGACGCGCCTGCCGATACGCGTCGATACCGCCCGCGCCGTCGCGCGCGGCGCCCGCGCCGCCTGGGCCTGGCCGCTGGCGGGTGTCTGCGTCAACGCGCTGGCTGCCCTTATGGCAAGCCTCGTCCTCTGGACCGGCCTGCCGCCCGCCATCGCGGCGCTGATCCTGATCGCGACCCAGATCGCCGTGACCGGTGCCATGCACGAAGACGGGTTGGCCGACAGCGCCGACGGCCTCTGGGGCGGCTGGGACAGCGCCCGCCGCCTCGCCATCATGAAAGACAGCCAGATCGGCACCTACGGCGTGCTGGCCCTCGGCCTCGCCCTGCT from Loktanella sp. M215 includes the following:
- a CDS encoding SIMPL domain-containing protein, whose protein sequence is MRPQIPAALLLCALAAPVAAQEATTDAALTVSGTGEVAVAPDMARISLGVLAQADTAADAVRAMSADMEKVMASLTAAGISADDVQTSGLRVDVQQTYDEATQSSRVTGYTAVTDVNVNVMDLSTLGQTLDAVVQEGANQMNGLTFDLKDRKPALDEARRAAVADAMDKAQLYAQAAAVTLGPITMLTEGGNTGGAPQPMMRMAMDSVEKVPVAAGQITINADVTITYGLTD
- a CDS encoding O-acetylhomoserine aminocarboxypropyltransferase/cysteine synthase family protein — its product is MTDGPSYGFDTLQIHAGARPDPATGARQVPIYQTTAYVFRDADHAAALFNLQEVGYIYSRLTNPTVAALQERIATLEGGADAVCCSSGHAAQLMALFPLMAPGKNIVASTRLYGGTVTQFTQTIKRFGWSATFVDFDDLEAVKAAITDDTQAIFGEAIANPGGYIMDVRAIADIADAAGIPLIIDNTTATPYLCRPIEHGATLVVHSTTKYLTGNGTVTGGCVVDSGKFDWAASGKFPSLSEPEPAYHGLKFAETFGPLAFTFHGIAIGLRDLGMTMNPQGAHYTLMGIETLSLRMARHVENAVKIAKWLEADDRIDFVTYAGLESSKYYDRVKTVCPKGAGGLFTFAVKGGYAACMKLIDGLEIFSHVANLGDTRSLIIHPASTTHRQLQENQQRAAGAAPEIVRVSIGIEDADDLIADLDQALAKAVA
- the cobT gene encoding nicotinate-nucleotide--dimethylbenzimidazole phosphoribosyltransferase; amino-acid sequence: MTAPFTSLPTFRETLAAAAGPDGAAGAAAAARNGQLTKPQGSLGRLEDLAVWIAGWQGSDRPRITAPQIVIFAGNHGVCAQGISAFPAEVTAQMVGNFQAGGAAINQLAQTCGARLDVVPLDLDRPTQDFTQGPAMTEAEVVSALTAGWDAVQPDTDLLVVGEMGIGNTTAAAAMALALFGGEAADWTGRGTGVDDAGLARKTDAVTRGVALHGEATDPLEVLRCLGGREIAAMAGAMARARVDGIPVILDGFICCAAAAVLAQAVPGSLDHSVAGHQSAEAAHARLLTALDKAPLLSLGLRLGEGSGAALAIGIVQAAVNCQSGMMTFAEAAVSAG
- the cobS gene encoding adenosylcobinamide-GDP ribazoletransferase, which encodes MPDDKALAVPADLAASLGLLTRLPIRVDTARAVARGARAAWAWPLAGVCVNALAALMASLVLWTGLPPAIAALILIATQIAVTGAMHEDGLADSADGLWGGWDSARRLAIMKDSQIGTYGVLALGLALLLRWQLWALLLAAHQPLWAVALATGAISRVPMVALARALPPARDGGLGRSVGRPGGGTLALAIVLSACIAAAGLGLAAVPVILAITLTTTLWAQMARAKIGGQTGDILGAAQQIAEITTLLTLAALI
- a CDS encoding monovalent cation:proton antiporter-2 (CPA2) family protein, whose translation is METFLLQATIYLGAAVIAVPFAARLGLGSVLGYLAAGIVIGPLTGLVGTEAKDIQHFAEFGVVMMLFLIGLELEPRALWDMRDRLIGLGGLQIVLTTAIVTGAGMALGYTLQTSLAIGLIMALSSTAIVLQTLSEKGLMQTSGGRSIFSVLLTQDIAVIPMLALLPLLAVAGNRLTIAPDGSLQRTSLDDGHTALSLVDGLPGWGVTLVTIGAVAAVVLAGVYLTRPVFRYIHQAKLREMYTALALLMVVAIAVLMGMVGLSPALGTFLAGVVLANSEFRHELESDLEPFKGLLLGLFFITVGAGINFALLAAQPVRVASYVVGIIIIKGAVLFALSLLFKMKGKDRWLFTLGLAQAGEFGFVLISFSSQQGVLPGSLSEMLLLVIALTMLITPLLFIGFDWLTHRMDEAEDHEHDEVDEQGAVIIAGIGRFGQMANRLIQSAGFSTVVIDNDLSAVQMMRRFGYRGFFGDPTRPDLLAAAGIDDARVMMVALDDKDTATRLVAYVRKVRPDIHIIARARDRVHVYELYAAGADDIVREMFDSSLRAGRYALENLGLTDFEAAEAETMFYHSDRDMVRELAELWKPGVAVADNPAYVARARQLDNDLETALASRVQNREEEEKERLLPRRPGDTSNNSR